The Eurosta solidaginis isolate ZX-2024a chromosome 4, ASM4086904v1, whole genome shotgun sequence genome includes a window with the following:
- the Alg10 gene encoding dol-P-Glc:Glc(2)Man(9)GlcNAc(2)-PP-Dol alpha-1,2-glucosyltransferase has product MHKYLWPVLLPMLFLAYSLPLFLRVYATAPNVIDEEFHLRQGLHFCNKRFDVWDPKITTFPGLYLVSLILIPMNACTELGLRCISLAAATVNVVLLYKIRQRLLGGAHGQLAALDAITLAALPPLYFFSHLYYTDALSLTTVLLFYYYWHKESHLQAAVFAAASVLLRQTNVVWVGMCFAVLALDVLTGNYARVKRIKRQQVELLNPKTLFSMLTSYRLLGRSIWQILRKGCYYLIIILPFVFFVFLNGSIVIGDKRAHEATLHVPQLFYFSIFALIFGVSNTLHELRPTLRWLAREKLIVLFLLGVGLLIVKWNTIVHPYLLADNRHYTFYIWNRFYGRYQWFKYAMVPFYIFALALLHSGLQHMRTSFKLMFWIAVLLVLCFQRLLELRYFLIPFVVYRLHTQPLAKSRWAEWLELSCYVALNALTFYIFFTKEITWQNFNEPQRIIW; this is encoded by the exons ATGCATAAGTATTTATGGCCAGTATTATTGCCAATGCTATTTCTAGCATACTCGTTGCCGCTATTTCTGCGTGTCTATGCCACTGCGCCCAATGTAATCGATGAAGAATTTCACTTGCGGCAAGGATTGCATTTTTGTAATAAACGTTTCGATGTG TGGGATCCAAAAATTACTACATTCCCTGGCCTCTATCTAGTTTCATTGATACTCATACCAATGAATGCATGTACAGAATTGGGTTTGCGTTGTATATCACTTGCAGCTGCTACAGTAAATGTAGTGCTGTTGTATAAAATAAGGCAGCGTTTATTGGGCGGGGCTCATGGTCAGCTTGCAGCATTAGATGCCATTACTTTGGCTGCGCTGCCACCGTTATACTTTTTCAGTCATTTATACTATACAGATGCGTTGTCGTTAACGACAGTGCTGCTTTTCTACTACTACTGGCACAAGGAGTCGCATCTTCAGGCTGCTGTATTTG CTGCTGCTAGTGTTCTACTACGCCAAACAAATGTTGTCTGGGTGGGCATGTGCTTTGCTGTTTTGGCATTAGATGTGCTAACCGGTAATTATGCACGCGTTAAACGTATAAAAAGGCAGCAAGTGGAGCTACTTAATCCAAAG ACCCTGTTCAGCATGCTCACCTCATACCGCCTGCTAGGCCGCAGCATTTGGCAAATTTTGCGTAAAGGCTGTTACTATCTCATTATTATATTACCTTTTGTGTTCTTTGTGTTTCTCAACGGTTCCATTGTTATTGGTGATAAACGCGCTCACGAAGCCACATTACATGTGCCACAG CTCTTCTACTTCAGCATTTTCGCTTTGATTTTCGGCGTTTCCAATACATTACATGAGCTGCGTCCCACCTTGCGTTGGCTGGCGCGCGAAAAGCTTATTGTGCTATTTTTATTGGGTGTTGGCTTACTGATCGTCAAATGGAACACAATAGTCCATCCGTATTTGTTGGCTGATAATCGCCATTATACGTTCTATATTTGGAATCGTTTCTATGGTCGTTATCAGTGGTTCAAATATGCTATGGTGCCTTTTTATATATTCGCCTTGGCATTGCTACATTCTGGACTACAGCATATGCGTACAAGTTTTAAGTTAATGTTTTGGATTGCTGTATTGCTGGTATTATGCTTTCAGCGTTTACTGGAACTGCGCTATTTTCTTATACCATTCGTAGTTTATCGCTTGCACACACAGCCGTTGGCAAAAAGTCGTTGGGCAGAATGGTTGGAACTGAGTTGTTATGTGGCGTTAAATGCACTAACATTCTATATATTTTTCACCAAAGAAATCACTTGGCAAAATTTTAATGAACCGCAGCGCATTATATGGTGA